In Eriocheir sinensis breed Jianghai 21 chromosome 45, ASM2467909v1, whole genome shotgun sequence, the following proteins share a genomic window:
- the LOC126980879 gene encoding recQ-like DNA helicase Blm isoform X3: MWWLHLKTSFRPLIARLKPRLKMLHCLHSQSTKQPAAASIKIFGSPLEVTSADKILKHPIFRILEFEDEDFSILAGLKTSILNIMAKLLMSLPMETLEKIPSYDTAEHEKAIIAYNKIMNCLKNYKELQKKNLSINETEPQARANISPLCLSPNDKHYRLLDQRESGKTFARDLSYKPDPHKVKEAGSKASPVLNTSSFESQKNGTCKKLFESPSISSPSILSKEVNAQAQQSNTKSIPCGSRNIPNVTKFSEVSNSAAKCTFPEPQQTNASVSFKTPQAPPHRKFSFGKHRDFESDSNNSSSPGSESGLKAINTSGLKAMNTSGLKAMNTKPMFSPSITSRAVNAGASVCGGNSDCGTPTLKSLPNSVGRLGVTQPIGVSGFLVRPQPKNTTFAPASTTKILSSANDDEFPPDDITEDDLIETGRPGVPERGIGGPKENLVSTPRSNEVAPMTKVPSKPSNMWTNEDEEEDDDFDENVLLGCMARETSRKERDVSVIKKKVVPGNSIPKEKDYTNVVYKSPTTGTQASPMKTSSGAQFCGDVRNDGITGEFSGMNYPHCKKMLKIFHQCFGLRRFRENQKEVVNAALLGKDCFVLIPTGGGKSLCYQLPACVTDGVTIVISPLKSLILDQVQKLNSLDIAANHLSGNISLQEENQIYMDLSRREIGLKLLYVTPEKISASQKFSDHLDRLYNLHKLSRFVIDEAHCVSDWGHDFRPDYKKLNVLRQRFPGVPIMALTATATPRVRVDILHQLGLEAETKWFLSSFNRSNLRYHVVPKKGKKVTTEIAALINTNYNNQSGIVYCLSRKECDTVAADLTKSGIKAKSYHAGLADKLRGNIQTQWINDKIKVICATIAFGMGIDKPDVRFVIHYSLPKSIEGFYQESGRAGRDGDIADCMLFYSYGDMHRIRKMIDMDQENWQAKQTHFDNLWRMVAFCENRTDCRRSQILNYFGEIFSREDCQRNRETACDNCRSSSSFIQRNMSQEVRTILEAVKRLCTGGSTWTNNFTLNHFVDIFKGSKVKKVLTNGHDRLPLHGLGKDFGRNDAERLFRRLVLEGYLREDLVVSRDDLTFVYIRPGQKCDKFLNNPNATFQFDVMSSRPAKQTPADTDSQSADDDELKNIERECYKALLGVVKETAAVLGINYANIINMVALRSMAKELPETEEEMLKIPHVTKANFEKYGEALLEVTRRYSAEKLVLLSDRAEAEMMEDNNSELNESGGSSWMDAISAPSPGASPYFATGSRQGGFRRGTKRKGNFGGRGRGRGKKQKAAASKASGRSPAKKSRFAASRARAASTAGTGRGAGRGTSSSTLLQRPKQQTRPFLQQSRVVHF, translated from the exons ATGTGGTGGCTCCATCTCAAGACTTCTTTCAGACCCTTAATAGCCAG ACTCAAGCCAAGGTTGAAAATGTTGCATTGCCTACATTCCCAG AGCACAAAGCAACCAGCAGCTGCCTCCATAAAGATCTTTGGGTCTCCCTTAGAAGTTACAAGTGCGGACAAAATTTTAAAACATCCAATTTTTAGG aTTTTGGAGTTTGAGGATGAGGACTTCTCTATTCTTGCTGGTCTCAAAACGTCCATACTTAACATCATGGCGAAGCTCTTGATGAGTTTGCCAATGGAAACTTTGGAGAAGATTCCTTCGTATGACACTGCTGAACATGAAAAGGCAATCATtgcatacaataaaataatgaattgtTTGAAAAACTATAAAGAGTTGCAGAAAAAGAATTTATCAATAAATGAAACTGAACCTCAGGCCCGTGCAAACATTAGTCCACTCTGCCTCAGCCCCAACGACAAACACTACAGATTGTTGGACCAAAGGGAAAGTGGAAAAACCTTTGCTAGAGATTTGAGCTATAAGCCTGATCCCCACAAGGTGAAAGAAGCAGGCAGTAAAGCATCACCTGTGTTGAACACCAGCTCCTTTGAATCTCAGAAAAATGGCACATGTAAAAAACTGTTTGAATCGCCTAGTATTTCATCTCCAAGTATTTTAAGTAAAGAGGTCAATGCTCAAGCACAACAATCCAACACAAAAAGCATTCCTTGTGGCTCCAGAAATATACCAAATGTAACAAAATTTAGTGAAGTTTCAAATAGTGCAGCAAAGTGTACATTCCCTGAGCCCCAGCAGACTAATGCTAGTGTGTCATTTAAAACGCCACAGGCCCCTCCACACCGCAAGTTCTCATTTGGAAAGCATAGAGACTTTGAATCGGATTCCAACAATTCTTCATCTCCAGGCAGCGAAAGTGGACTGAAAGCCATTAACACAAGTGGACTGAAAGCCATGAACACAAGTGGACTGAAAGCCATGAACACAAAGCCCATGTTTAGTCCAAGTATCACCTCTAGGGCTGTGAATGCTGGTGCCTCGGTGTGTGGGGGCAACAGTGATTGTGGGACACCTACCCTCAAGTCTTTGCCTAACAGCGTCGGACGGTTAGGAGTAACTCAGCCCATTGGGGTCTCCGGATTCTTAGTTCGTCCTCAGCCTAAGAACACTACTTTTG CGCCTGCCAGTACTACAAAAATACTCAGTAGTGCAAATGATGATGAATTTCCTCCTGACGACATAACGGAAGATGATCTGATTGAAACCGGAAGGCCAGGAGTGCCAGAAAGAGGCATCGGGGGACCCAAGGAG AATCTAGTTAGTACTCCAAGGAGCAATGAGGTGGCACCTATGACAAAAGTTCCCTCCAAGCCTTCCAACATGTGGacgaatgaagatgaagaggaggatgacgatttTGATGAAAATGTGTTACTAGGCTGCATGGCCAG AGAAACCTCACGCAAAGAAAGAGATGTCAGTGTGATAAAGAAGAAAGTTGTTCCAGGCAACTCCATTCCAAAGGAGAAAGACTACACCAATGTTGTGTACAAGAGCCCAACCACAGGCACCCAAGCCTCCCCCATGAAGACCTCCAGTGGCGCTCAGTTTTGTGGAGATGTGAGGAATGACGGCATCACGGGAGAGTTCAGCGGCATGAACTACCCACACTGCAAGAAGATGCTTAAG aTATTCCATCAGTGCTTTGGTTTGAGGAGGTTTCGAGAGAACCAGAAGGAAGTTGTTAATGCAGCTCTGCTGGGAAAAGATTGCTTTGTTCTCATACCCACGGGTGGAGGAAAGAGCTTGTGTTACCAG CTTCCAGCGTGTGTGACTGATGGCGTCACCATTGTCATATCACCTCTCAAATCCCTCATACTGGACCAAGTGCAGAAATTAAATTCCTTGGAC aTTGCTGCTAACCATCTGAGTGGGAACATTAGTCTTCAAGAAGAGAACCAGATCTACATGGATCTTTCAAGGAGAGAGATAG GCTTGAAGCTCCTGTATGTGACACCAGAGAAGATCAGTGCCAGCCAAAAGTTCTCTGACCACCTGGATCGGCTGTATAATCTGCACAAGCTCTCAAGATTTGTCATAGATGAGGCTCACTGTGTTTCAGACTGGGGCCATGACTTCAG GCCAGACTACAAGAAGCTGAATGTGCTGCGGCAGCGATTCCCTGGGGTGCCCATCATGGCCCTGACAGCAACAGCCACGCCCAGGGTCAGGGTTGACATTCTTCACCAGCTTGGACTTGAAGCAGAGACAAAGTG GTTCCTCAGCAGTTTTAACAGAAGCAACTTGAGATATCATGTTGTTcccaagaaaggaaaaaaggttaCCACTGAGATAGCAGCCCTCATAAACACAAACTACAACAATCAATCAGGCATCGTCTACTGTCTCTCTCGCAAGGAGTGTGACACTGTGGCTGCAGACCTCACCAAATCTGGGATAAAG GCCAAAAGTTATCATGCTGGTTTGGCAGACAAGCTGAGAGGCAACATCCAGACTCAGTGGATTAATGACAAAATAAAG GTCATCTGTGCAACAATAGCATTTGGCATGGGCATTGACAAGCCAGATGTACGTTTTGTTATCCACTACTCACTTCCAAAAAGCATAGAAGGCTTTTATCAAGAATCTGGGCGTGCTGGCAGGGATGGGGATATTGCGGACTGTATGTTATTCTACAGTTACGGAGACATGCATAGAATCCGCAAGATGATTGACA TGGATCAAGAAAACTGGCAGGCAAAGCAGACCCATTTTGATAACCTGTGGCGAATGGTGGCATTTTGTGAAAACAGAACGGATTGCCGCCGCTCTCAGATACTCAACTACTTTGGGGAGATATTCAGCCGAGAAGACTGCCAGCGGAACAGAGAGACGGCCTGCGACAACTGCAGGAGTTCA TCATCCTTCATACAACGTAACATGAGCCAGGAAGTACGCACCATTCTGGAGGCAGTTAAGCGGCTGTGCACCGGTGGCAGCACATGGACCAACAACTTCACACTTAACCATTTTGTAGATATCTTCAAAGGCTCCAAAGTAAAGAAAGTGTTGACTAATG GCCATGACCGGCTTCCCCTTCATGGTCTTGGGAAAGACTTTGGGAGGAATGATGCTGAGAGACTGTTCAGGCGCCTGGTCCTTGAGGGTTATTTGCGTGAAGATTTGGTTGTAAGCAGGGATGACTTGACCTTCGTGTACATACGACCTGGCCAGAAATGTGACAAGTTCCTCAACAACCCTAATGCTACC TTCCAGTTTGATGTAATGAGTTCAAGACCTGCCAAACAAACCCCAGCTGATACAGACTCCCAatctgctgatgatgatgaactGAAGAATATTGAGAGGGAGTGCTACAAAGCCTTGCTGGGTGTGGTGAAGGAGACGGCTGCTGTCTTGGGCATCAACTATGCAAACATTATAAACATGGTTGCACTCAG GTCTATGGCAAAAGAACTAcctgaaacagaagaagagatgtTGAAAATACCCCATGTGACGAAGGCCAATTTTGAGAAATATGGAGAAGCCCTCCTGGAAGTCACCCGAAGATACTCGGCTGAAAAGCTAG TTTTGCTGAGTGATCGAGCAGAAGCAGAGATGATGGAAGACAACAATTCTGAACTGAATGAAAGTGGCGGCAGCAGCTGGATGGATGCAATTAGTGCCCCAAGTCCTGGAGCTTCGCCATACTTTGCCACAGGAAGCAGACAAGGAGGATTTAGACGTGG AACCAAGCGAAAAGGGAATTTTGGCGGGAGAGGtcgaggaagaggtaagaagcaGAAGGCAGCAGCCAGCAAGGCATCAGGTAGGAGTCCAGCTAAAAAATCAAGATTTGCGGCATCCCGAGCCAGGGCAGCATCAACCgcgggaacaggaagaggagcaggaagagggacCAGTTCCTCTACTCTACTACAAAGACCAAAACAGCAAACGAGACCATTCCTTCAGCAGTCTCGTGTTGTACATTTCTAG
- the LOC126980879 gene encoding recQ-like DNA helicase Blm isoform X4, protein MLHCLHSQSTKQPAAASIKIFGSPLEVTSADKILKHPIFRILEFEDEDFSILAGLKTSILNIMAKLLMSLPMETLEKIPSYDTAEHEKAIIAYNKIMNCLKNYKELQKKNLSINETEPQARANISPLCLSPNDKHYRLLDQRESGKTFARDLSYKPDPHKVKEAGSKASPVLNTSSFESQKNGTCKKLFESPSISSPSILSKEVNAQAQQSNTKSIPCGSRNIPNVTKFSEVSNSAAKCTFPEPQQTNASVSFKTPQAPPHRKFSFGKHRDFESDSNNSSSPGSESGLKAINTSGLKAMNTSGLKAMNTKPMFSPSITSRAVNAGASVCGGNSDCGTPTLKSLPNSVGRLGVTQPIGVSGFLVRPQPKNTTFAPASTTKILSSANDDEFPPDDITEDDLIETGRPGVPERGIGGPKENLVSTPRSNEVAPMTKVPSKPSNMWTNEDEEEDDDFDENVLLGCMARETSRKERDVSVIKKKVVPGNSIPKEKDYTNVVYKSPTTGTQASPMKTSSGAQFCGDVRNDGITGEFSGMNYPHCKKMLKIFHQCFGLRRFRENQKEVVNAALLGKDCFVLIPTGGGKSLCYQLPACVTDGVTIVISPLKSLILDQVQKLNSLDIAANHLSGNISLQEENQIYMDLSRREIGLKLLYVTPEKISASQKFSDHLDRLYNLHKLSRFVIDEAHCVSDWGHDFRPDYKKLNVLRQRFPGVPIMALTATATPRVRVDILHQLGLEAETKWFLSSFNRSNLRYHVVPKKGKKVTTEIAALINTNYNNQSGIVYCLSRKECDTVAADLTKSGIKAKSYHAGLADKLRGNIQTQWINDKIKVICATIAFGMGIDKPDVRFVIHYSLPKSIEGFYQESGRAGRDGDIADCMLFYSYGDMHRIRKMIDMDQENWQAKQTHFDNLWRMVAFCENRTDCRRSQILNYFGEIFSREDCQRNRETACDNCRSSSSFIQRNMSQEVRTILEAVKRLCTGGSTWTNNFTLNHFVDIFKGSKVKKVLTNGHDRLPLHGLGKDFGRNDAERLFRRLVLEGYLREDLVVSRDDLTFVYIRPGQKCDKFLNNPNATFQFDVMSSRPAKQTPADTDSQSADDDELKNIERECYKALLGVVKETAAVLGINYANIINMVALRSMAKELPETEEEMLKIPHVTKANFEKYGEALLEVTRRYSAEKLVLLSDRAEAEMMEDNNSELNESGGSSWMDAISAPSPGASPYFATGSRQGGFRRGTKRKGNFGGRGRGRGKKQKAAASKASGRSPAKKSRFAASRARAASTAGTGRGAGRGTSSSTLLQRPKQQTRPFLQQSRVVHF, encoded by the exons ATGTTGCATTGCCTACATTCCCAG AGCACAAAGCAACCAGCAGCTGCCTCCATAAAGATCTTTGGGTCTCCCTTAGAAGTTACAAGTGCGGACAAAATTTTAAAACATCCAATTTTTAGG aTTTTGGAGTTTGAGGATGAGGACTTCTCTATTCTTGCTGGTCTCAAAACGTCCATACTTAACATCATGGCGAAGCTCTTGATGAGTTTGCCAATGGAAACTTTGGAGAAGATTCCTTCGTATGACACTGCTGAACATGAAAAGGCAATCATtgcatacaataaaataatgaattgtTTGAAAAACTATAAAGAGTTGCAGAAAAAGAATTTATCAATAAATGAAACTGAACCTCAGGCCCGTGCAAACATTAGTCCACTCTGCCTCAGCCCCAACGACAAACACTACAGATTGTTGGACCAAAGGGAAAGTGGAAAAACCTTTGCTAGAGATTTGAGCTATAAGCCTGATCCCCACAAGGTGAAAGAAGCAGGCAGTAAAGCATCACCTGTGTTGAACACCAGCTCCTTTGAATCTCAGAAAAATGGCACATGTAAAAAACTGTTTGAATCGCCTAGTATTTCATCTCCAAGTATTTTAAGTAAAGAGGTCAATGCTCAAGCACAACAATCCAACACAAAAAGCATTCCTTGTGGCTCCAGAAATATACCAAATGTAACAAAATTTAGTGAAGTTTCAAATAGTGCAGCAAAGTGTACATTCCCTGAGCCCCAGCAGACTAATGCTAGTGTGTCATTTAAAACGCCACAGGCCCCTCCACACCGCAAGTTCTCATTTGGAAAGCATAGAGACTTTGAATCGGATTCCAACAATTCTTCATCTCCAGGCAGCGAAAGTGGACTGAAAGCCATTAACACAAGTGGACTGAAAGCCATGAACACAAGTGGACTGAAAGCCATGAACACAAAGCCCATGTTTAGTCCAAGTATCACCTCTAGGGCTGTGAATGCTGGTGCCTCGGTGTGTGGGGGCAACAGTGATTGTGGGACACCTACCCTCAAGTCTTTGCCTAACAGCGTCGGACGGTTAGGAGTAACTCAGCCCATTGGGGTCTCCGGATTCTTAGTTCGTCCTCAGCCTAAGAACACTACTTTTG CGCCTGCCAGTACTACAAAAATACTCAGTAGTGCAAATGATGATGAATTTCCTCCTGACGACATAACGGAAGATGATCTGATTGAAACCGGAAGGCCAGGAGTGCCAGAAAGAGGCATCGGGGGACCCAAGGAG AATCTAGTTAGTACTCCAAGGAGCAATGAGGTGGCACCTATGACAAAAGTTCCCTCCAAGCCTTCCAACATGTGGacgaatgaagatgaagaggaggatgacgatttTGATGAAAATGTGTTACTAGGCTGCATGGCCAG AGAAACCTCACGCAAAGAAAGAGATGTCAGTGTGATAAAGAAGAAAGTTGTTCCAGGCAACTCCATTCCAAAGGAGAAAGACTACACCAATGTTGTGTACAAGAGCCCAACCACAGGCACCCAAGCCTCCCCCATGAAGACCTCCAGTGGCGCTCAGTTTTGTGGAGATGTGAGGAATGACGGCATCACGGGAGAGTTCAGCGGCATGAACTACCCACACTGCAAGAAGATGCTTAAG aTATTCCATCAGTGCTTTGGTTTGAGGAGGTTTCGAGAGAACCAGAAGGAAGTTGTTAATGCAGCTCTGCTGGGAAAAGATTGCTTTGTTCTCATACCCACGGGTGGAGGAAAGAGCTTGTGTTACCAG CTTCCAGCGTGTGTGACTGATGGCGTCACCATTGTCATATCACCTCTCAAATCCCTCATACTGGACCAAGTGCAGAAATTAAATTCCTTGGAC aTTGCTGCTAACCATCTGAGTGGGAACATTAGTCTTCAAGAAGAGAACCAGATCTACATGGATCTTTCAAGGAGAGAGATAG GCTTGAAGCTCCTGTATGTGACACCAGAGAAGATCAGTGCCAGCCAAAAGTTCTCTGACCACCTGGATCGGCTGTATAATCTGCACAAGCTCTCAAGATTTGTCATAGATGAGGCTCACTGTGTTTCAGACTGGGGCCATGACTTCAG GCCAGACTACAAGAAGCTGAATGTGCTGCGGCAGCGATTCCCTGGGGTGCCCATCATGGCCCTGACAGCAACAGCCACGCCCAGGGTCAGGGTTGACATTCTTCACCAGCTTGGACTTGAAGCAGAGACAAAGTG GTTCCTCAGCAGTTTTAACAGAAGCAACTTGAGATATCATGTTGTTcccaagaaaggaaaaaaggttaCCACTGAGATAGCAGCCCTCATAAACACAAACTACAACAATCAATCAGGCATCGTCTACTGTCTCTCTCGCAAGGAGTGTGACACTGTGGCTGCAGACCTCACCAAATCTGGGATAAAG GCCAAAAGTTATCATGCTGGTTTGGCAGACAAGCTGAGAGGCAACATCCAGACTCAGTGGATTAATGACAAAATAAAG GTCATCTGTGCAACAATAGCATTTGGCATGGGCATTGACAAGCCAGATGTACGTTTTGTTATCCACTACTCACTTCCAAAAAGCATAGAAGGCTTTTATCAAGAATCTGGGCGTGCTGGCAGGGATGGGGATATTGCGGACTGTATGTTATTCTACAGTTACGGAGACATGCATAGAATCCGCAAGATGATTGACA TGGATCAAGAAAACTGGCAGGCAAAGCAGACCCATTTTGATAACCTGTGGCGAATGGTGGCATTTTGTGAAAACAGAACGGATTGCCGCCGCTCTCAGATACTCAACTACTTTGGGGAGATATTCAGCCGAGAAGACTGCCAGCGGAACAGAGAGACGGCCTGCGACAACTGCAGGAGTTCA TCATCCTTCATACAACGTAACATGAGCCAGGAAGTACGCACCATTCTGGAGGCAGTTAAGCGGCTGTGCACCGGTGGCAGCACATGGACCAACAACTTCACACTTAACCATTTTGTAGATATCTTCAAAGGCTCCAAAGTAAAGAAAGTGTTGACTAATG GCCATGACCGGCTTCCCCTTCATGGTCTTGGGAAAGACTTTGGGAGGAATGATGCTGAGAGACTGTTCAGGCGCCTGGTCCTTGAGGGTTATTTGCGTGAAGATTTGGTTGTAAGCAGGGATGACTTGACCTTCGTGTACATACGACCTGGCCAGAAATGTGACAAGTTCCTCAACAACCCTAATGCTACC TTCCAGTTTGATGTAATGAGTTCAAGACCTGCCAAACAAACCCCAGCTGATACAGACTCCCAatctgctgatgatgatgaactGAAGAATATTGAGAGGGAGTGCTACAAAGCCTTGCTGGGTGTGGTGAAGGAGACGGCTGCTGTCTTGGGCATCAACTATGCAAACATTATAAACATGGTTGCACTCAG GTCTATGGCAAAAGAACTAcctgaaacagaagaagagatgtTGAAAATACCCCATGTGACGAAGGCCAATTTTGAGAAATATGGAGAAGCCCTCCTGGAAGTCACCCGAAGATACTCGGCTGAAAAGCTAG TTTTGCTGAGTGATCGAGCAGAAGCAGAGATGATGGAAGACAACAATTCTGAACTGAATGAAAGTGGCGGCAGCAGCTGGATGGATGCAATTAGTGCCCCAAGTCCTGGAGCTTCGCCATACTTTGCCACAGGAAGCAGACAAGGAGGATTTAGACGTGG AACCAAGCGAAAAGGGAATTTTGGCGGGAGAGGtcgaggaagaggtaagaagcaGAAGGCAGCAGCCAGCAAGGCATCAGGTAGGAGTCCAGCTAAAAAATCAAGATTTGCGGCATCCCGAGCCAGGGCAGCATCAACCgcgggaacaggaagaggagcaggaagagggacCAGTTCCTCTACTCTACTACAAAGACCAAAACAGCAAACGAGACCATTCCTTCAGCAGTCTCGTGTTGTACATTTCTAG